One bacterium genomic region harbors:
- a CDS encoding HAD family hydrolase, which produces MNQSSKKYNHIIWDWNGTLFNDVELCAGIMNLLLTQESLPNISIQKYKEIFTFPVIEYYKIAGHSFEKTSFEVLGKQFMDEYEVRKGKCDLYIGVKELLSEIQKRKIQQHLLSAYEQNSLNRILKHFSIENYFRNIVGLDNIYAGGKAHLAKKLESMIRANGSSGNILLIGDTIHDYEVAREINSDCILLSHGHQDEERLLKLGIPVLKNFEELSIILKEKLN; this is translated from the coding sequence ATGAACCAATCTTCAAAAAAGTATAATCACATTATCTGGGACTGGAACGGAACTCTCTTCAACGATGTAGAGTTGTGCGCCGGTATTATGAATTTACTGCTGACACAGGAATCATTACCTAACATATCGATCCAAAAGTATAAAGAGATATTCACATTTCCGGTTATTGAATACTATAAGATAGCTGGTCACTCTTTTGAAAAAACTTCTTTCGAAGTTCTTGGCAAGCAGTTTATGGATGAATATGAAGTAAGAAAGGGCAAGTGTGATTTATATATTGGAGTCAAAGAGTTGTTATCTGAAATACAAAAAAGAAAAATTCAGCAGCATCTTCTCTCGGCGTATGAGCAGAACAGCCTGAATAGAATTCTGAAACATTTTTCAATTGAAAATTATTTCAGGAACATAGTTGGGCTTGATAATATTTATGCCGGAGGGAAAGCACATCTCGCAAAGAAACTTGAATCAATGATCCGGGCAAATGGAAGTTCAGGTAATATTTTACTTATCGGCGATACAATTCACGACTACGAAGTTGCACGGGAAATCAATTCTGACTGTATTCTACTTTCACATGGTCATCAGGATGAGGAACGGTTATTGAAGCTTGGAATACCTGTATTAAAAAACTTTGAAGAATTAAGTATCATTCTTAAGGAAAAATTGAATTGA
- a CDS encoding DUF4340 domain-containing protein, giving the protein MFQTINNKILGIIFGVLLLAGLFLFLFDGGKNERTFREVLVDIDTSKVTEILIYPKSQNHKEVKLYKENDEWRVTLPSGGSAKVLNDRISNLFTQLITIKPKRLAARDESKWNELQVDSTGSRVKVFEGSKQTLDLVVGRFSFQQPRTMNTFVRLYNDKDVYEVDGFLDMMFNQGANIFRDGTVIKSDFKNWQQLQFIYPADSSFQLVNSNNGWVMNGIPTDSMKTANYLTRLANLSNSNFVDDVKIDPTVSPTFSLNITTKDLQFIEIKGFKDSTSFLIHSSQNPEAWFHGSSLSSTIFTGKSSFLTK; this is encoded by the coding sequence ATGTTTCAGACAATAAATAATAAAATACTTGGAATAATTTTCGGAGTGCTACTTCTAGCAGGACTTTTCCTTTTTCTTTTTGATGGAGGAAAAAATGAAAGAACTTTCAGGGAAGTTCTTGTCGATATCGATACTTCTAAAGTGACAGAAATACTGATTTATCCAAAATCCCAGAATCATAAAGAAGTAAAGCTATATAAAGAGAACGATGAATGGCGTGTTACTCTTCCTTCCGGGGGAAGCGCAAAAGTGCTTAATGATAGGATAAGTAATTTGTTTACTCAATTGATCACTATTAAACCTAAAAGACTTGCAGCACGTGACGAAAGTAAATGGAACGAACTTCAGGTAGACAGTACTGGCTCCCGGGTAAAAGTTTTTGAAGGTTCGAAGCAGACACTTGATCTTGTCGTCGGCAGGTTTTCATTTCAGCAGCCGAGGACGATGAATACATTCGTCAGGCTATATAACGATAAAGATGTTTATGAAGTTGACGGCTTTCTTGATATGATGTTCAACCAGGGTGCGAATATTTTCAGGGACGGAACAGTCATAAAATCTGATTTTAAAAACTGGCAGCAGCTTCAGTTTATTTATCCGGCAGATAGTTCTTTCCAGCTTGTTAACAGCAATAATGGCTGGGTAATGAATGGAATACCAACCGATTCGATGAAGACAGCTAATTATCTCACACGTCTTGCGAATCTTTCAAACAGTAATTTTGTTGACGATGTTAAAATTGATCCGACAGTTTCGCCGACATTTTCTCTGAATATCACTACGAAGGATTTACAATTCATTGAGATCAAAGGATTCAAAGATTCTACTTCGTTCCTGATTCATTCATCTCAAAATCCGGAAGCATGGTTTCATGGAAGCTCACTATCATCAACTATTTTTACAGGCAAGTCATCCTTCCTCACAAAGTAA
- a CDS encoding DUF2207 domain-containing protein — protein MSKLILLISLISILIFIGSLFGQYENIERIISFDSEITINEDASMIVSEKIKVFADGNKIQRGIYRDFPTKYKDQYGNNVVIKFEVLEVSRDGNSEDYHTENQTNGIRVYCGRSDYYLPRGEYSYTIKYKTDRQIGYFDNFDELYWNVTGNGWDFLIEKTTATINLPAPVSGDDLELYGYTGYSGDQGRDYSYEILSSDRVLFTATEMFNPNQGLTIVVQWPKGLVYEPSQSDRIGYFIADNIQIVIGLIGVVGLILYYLFIWFRVGKDPAKGLIIPLYEPPKNLSPAAVRFISEMGYDNKVFTSAIVSLAVKGYLKIEENDKDYKLVKLSGSKSQLLADEQTVLDKLSFSKSGGRQELELEQKNHSILQSVIKALKNSLKNSYERNYFITNRRYFIIGIIVSAVILLVSIIGGSGEQIFILIWTTFWSFGVSALLFGAHKAWKGVLNKGRGKVTALGGAIFITLFSIPFLIGEIVGLYFLSELSSPLIIPIIAIIVLVNIVFYHLLKAPTLLGRKIMDGIEGFKMYLGTAEGDSIASIQEPNKTPELFEAFLPYALALGVENKWAEKFSDILSSIDGERAGYKPGWYSGAAWSSLGAAGFASSLSGSFSSTISSSSTAPGSSSGGGGGGSSGGGGGGGGGGGW, from the coding sequence ATGAGCAAACTGATCTTACTAATCTCACTAATTTCAATTTTAATATTCATCGGCTCATTATTTGGTCAATATGAAAATATTGAAAGGATAATATCATTTGACAGCGAGATTACGATTAATGAAGATGCTTCAATGATAGTGAGTGAGAAAATAAAAGTATTTGCTGATGGTAATAAAATCCAGAGAGGTATTTACCGAGATTTTCCAACTAAATACAAAGATCAGTACGGAAACAATGTGGTAATAAAGTTTGAAGTGCTGGAAGTTTCAAGAGACGGGAATTCAGAAGACTACCATACCGAAAATCAGACTAACGGGATAAGAGTTTATTGTGGAAGAAGCGATTATTATTTGCCACGCGGAGAATACTCATATACCATCAAATATAAAACTGATCGTCAGATTGGGTATTTCGATAACTTCGATGAACTCTACTGGAATGTAACAGGCAATGGATGGGATTTCCTGATCGAAAAGACTACTGCAACAATCAATTTGCCTGCACCGGTTTCAGGTGATGACCTGGAATTATATGGATATACCGGTTACAGTGGTGACCAGGGAAGAGACTATTCCTATGAAATATTAAGTTCTGACCGTGTCTTGTTTACTGCAACTGAAATGTTTAATCCAAATCAAGGACTGACAATTGTAGTGCAGTGGCCAAAAGGTTTGGTCTACGAACCAAGTCAGTCGGATAGAATCGGTTATTTTATAGCTGATAACATCCAGATAGTTATCGGACTTATTGGAGTTGTCGGATTGATATTGTATTATCTTTTTATCTGGTTTCGTGTGGGAAAGGACCCTGCAAAAGGATTGATTATTCCTTTATACGAACCTCCTAAAAATTTATCTCCTGCTGCTGTGCGGTTTATCTCCGAAATGGGATATGACAATAAAGTCTTCACAAGTGCAATTGTTTCACTTGCTGTAAAAGGCTATTTAAAGATTGAAGAGAACGATAAAGATTATAAGCTTGTAAAGCTCAGCGGAAGCAAAAGCCAGCTATTAGCTGATGAACAGACAGTTCTAGATAAACTATCTTTTTCAAAAAGCGGAGGCAGACAAGAGTTGGAGCTTGAGCAGAAGAATCACTCAATTCTGCAAAGTGTTATAAAAGCATTAAAGAATTCATTAAAGAACAGCTATGAAAGAAATTACTTTATAACAAACCGCCGGTATTTTATAATCGGAATAATTGTCTCGGCAGTGATACTCCTAGTTTCAATAATTGGAGGCTCAGGAGAACAAATATTTATACTGATATGGACGACATTCTGGAGCTTCGGAGTTTCTGCTCTGCTTTTCGGAGCGCACAAAGCATGGAAAGGTGTGCTCAATAAGGGTAGGGGAAAAGTAACAGCTTTAGGCGGAGCAATATTTATAACACTATTCTCGATACCCTTTCTTATTGGTGAAATAGTAGGGCTTTATTTCCTTTCCGAATTAAGCTCTCCGCTGATCATTCCGATCATTGCTATCATAGTTCTAGTTAATATTGTGTTCTACCATCTGTTAAAAGCACCGACACTGCTTGGCAGAAAGATTATGGACGGCATTGAAGGATTCAAAATGTATCTTGGAACTGCGGAAGGAGACAGTATCGCTTCAATTCAGGAACCAAATAAAACTCCAGAACTTTTCGAAGCATTTTTACCCTATGCACTGGCACTGGGAGTTGAGAACAAATGGGCAGAAAAGTTTTCTGACATATTATCAAGTATAGATGGAGAGAGAGCAGGATATAAACCCGGCTGGTATTCAGGGGCAGCCTGGAGCAGTCTGGGAGCAGCAGGATTTGCATCATCGTTGTCGGGAAGCTTCAGCTCGACCATTTCTTCATCGTCAACTGCACCGGGCTCATCATCCGGGGGCGGAGGAGGAGGTTCATCAGGTGGGGGTGGCGGTGGCGGCGGTGGTGGGGGATGGTAA
- a CDS encoding ABC transporter permease subunit, with product MQSIWVISKREFNSFFDSLVSYIFIVVFLGIGGFFTWLFGSDIFLIGQATLQPFFSIAYFTLFFFIPALTMRMIAEEKRIGTIELLLTKAVSDWQVILGKFLACLILISVALVLTIPYYITVWAIGPIDHGAVWCGYLGMVLMSMAYIAIGLFASSITNNQIVSFLLALFIGVFFLIIFDVLSSSFTGTIGQLLSFLSMSTHFDSISRGVIDLRDVIYFLSITFLGLILAETSLSKRNIVE from the coding sequence ATGCAATCAATCTGGGTAATTTCAAAAAGAGAGTTTAATTCATTTTTCGATTCGCTCGTATCCTATATCTTCATCGTTGTATTTCTCGGTATCGGCGGATTTTTCACATGGCTTTTCGGATCAGATATTTTTCTGATCGGTCAGGCAACTCTTCAGCCGTTTTTCTCAATTGCGTATTTCACATTATTCTTTTTTATACCGGCATTAACAATGAGAATGATCGCTGAAGAAAAAAGAATTGGTACGATTGAGCTGCTGCTTACAAAAGCTGTCTCGGATTGGCAGGTGATACTCGGAAAATTTCTTGCCTGCCTGATATTGATCTCCGTTGCACTCGTGTTAACAATACCTTATTACATAACAGTTTGGGCTATCGGCCCGATTGACCACGGTGCAGTCTGGTGTGGTTATCTGGGAATGGTTTTAATGAGCATGGCTTACATAGCAATAGGACTTTTTGCCAGCAGCATAACAAATAATCAGATAGTATCATTTCTTCTTGCACTTTTTATCGGTGTTTTCTTCCTGATAATATTTGATGTTTTGTCAAGCTCATTTACAGGAACAATCGGTCAGCTGCTCAGCTTTTTAAGTATGTCAACACATTTCGATTCTATTTCAAGAGGAGTTATTGATTTGCGTGATGTGATTTATTTTCTTTCAATAACCTTCCTTGGATTAATACTGGCAGAAACTTCCTTATCAAAAAGAAATATTGTTGAGTAG
- a CDS encoding CoA pyrophosphatase yields MIDDKFHFLFEKRSNQIRQGGEVSFPGGEFDSKKDQGLRHTAIRETSEELGLSADKIKIIGKFGTLVAPMGVTVDAFVGILAIKNLDELAIDVNEVEKVFLVPVEHFLRQKPEEYTVKLEVHPSYTDENGKKVELLPVSKLGLPSRYSKPWKNGFHRILVYNSTEEVIWGITAEIVFELCRIINSTK; encoded by the coding sequence ATGATTGACGATAAATTTCATTTTCTTTTTGAGAAGCGCTCAAACCAAATCCGGCAGGGAGGGGAAGTAAGTTTTCCGGGTGGTGAATTCGATAGTAAAAAAGATCAGGGTCTGCGTCATACGGCAATACGCGAAACATCCGAAGAGCTTGGACTGTCAGCCGATAAAATCAAGATTATCGGTAAGTTCGGAACGCTTGTAGCTCCAATGGGTGTAACAGTAGATGCATTTGTTGGTATTCTCGCAATAAAAAATCTTGATGAACTTGCAATCGATGTTAATGAAGTAGAAAAAGTGTTTTTAGTTCCGGTGGAACATTTCCTGAGACAAAAACCTGAAGAGTACACAGTTAAGCTTGAAGTTCATCCTTCATACACAGATGAAAATGGAAAGAAAGTTGAATTACTTCCCGTAAGTAAGCTTGGCCTGCCTTCGAGGTATTCAAAACCATGGAAAAACGGTTTCCATCGTATACTTGTATATAACTCAACTGAAGAAGTAATCTGGGGAATAACTGCAGAAATTGTATTTGAATTATGCAGGATTATCAACTCAACTAAATGA
- a CDS encoding Gldg family protein: MLTRKKVQTSILLVIGIIILINLIVSRFFFRLDYTADQRYTLSKATKDILEELDEPVTISAYFSEDLPPNIEQVRQDFRDMLVEYSSNSDGLIVYEFLNPSENQESEMKAQQSGIQPIMINVRERDQMKQQRAYLGALVQMGDRKEVIPFIQPGAAMEYALSTNIKKLSVKDKPAIAFLQGHGEATLASMPQLQNQLSILYSVETVQFTDSTGVPPNYKTLVVIAPKDTVPQLHFNYLDEFLNRGGRLLVALNTVEGDLSNGSGSKVYTGFETWLKLKGIEVEDNFVIDASCSNIMVRQQQGPFMMNTPVQFPYLPNITNFTKHPITDGIESVVLIFASPIRLTSTDTSVVMYPLAVTSEKSGIQTPPLYFDVMKQWTLNDFTLSSLPVAVLAEGKSPATSGFKMVVFSDGDFAVNGEGQNAQQLSEDNISLMANSIDWLSDDTGLIELRTKGVTARPLDASLEDGTKTLLKYLNFLLPIAFIIVYGVIRFQIKRKKRNELMNTEYVSDNK; encoded by the coding sequence ATGCTTACAAGAAAAAAAGTTCAGACCTCGATTCTTTTAGTAATTGGAATTATCATTTTAATAAACCTGATTGTCTCCAGATTTTTCTTCAGACTTGATTATACTGCCGATCAACGCTATACATTAAGCAAAGCCACAAAAGATATTCTTGAAGAACTGGATGAACCGGTTACCATCAGTGCATATTTTTCGGAAGATCTTCCGCCAAACATCGAGCAGGTCAGACAGGATTTCCGCGATATGCTTGTTGAATACTCAAGCAATTCCGATGGCCTCATTGTGTATGAGTTCCTAAATCCGAGTGAGAACCAGGAAAGCGAAATGAAAGCCCAGCAAAGTGGTATCCAGCCGATAATGATCAACGTTCGTGAAAGAGACCAGATGAAGCAGCAGAGAGCTTATCTTGGTGCACTGGTTCAGATGGGCGACAGGAAGGAAGTTATTCCGTTTATTCAGCCGGGTGCCGCGATGGAATACGCTCTCTCGACAAATATCAAAAAGCTTTCAGTCAAAGATAAACCTGCGATTGCATTTTTACAGGGACACGGCGAAGCAACATTAGCATCAATGCCGCAATTACAGAATCAACTTTCAATACTCTATTCTGTTGAAACTGTCCAATTCACTGATTCAACCGGAGTTCCTCCAAATTATAAAACTCTTGTTGTAATTGCACCGAAGGATACAGTACCGCAGCTTCATTTTAATTATCTTGATGAATTTTTGAACAGGGGCGGAAGATTACTAGTAGCGTTAAATACTGTTGAAGGAGATTTAAGCAATGGAAGCGGCAGCAAAGTTTATACAGGATTTGAAACCTGGCTTAAGCTGAAGGGAATTGAAGTCGAGGATAATTTTGTAATAGATGCAAGCTGCAGTAATATAATGGTCCGGCAGCAGCAGGGTCCGTTTATGATGAATACACCGGTTCAATTTCCTTATCTGCCAAATATTACAAATTTTACCAAGCATCCTATTACAGATGGAATTGAATCAGTGGTATTAATTTTTGCAAGTCCAATAAGATTAACATCAACTGATACTTCAGTAGTGATGTATCCGCTTGCAGTCACTTCTGAAAAATCGGGCATACAAACTCCGCCGCTTTATTTCGATGTTATGAAGCAATGGACACTCAACGATTTTACTTTATCTTCTCTTCCGGTTGCAGTTCTTGCTGAAGGGAAATCTCCTGCGACTTCCGGATTTAAGATGGTAGTATTCAGCGATGGTGATTTTGCTGTTAATGGCGAAGGACAGAACGCACAGCAGCTTAGTGAAGATAACATCAGTCTGATGGCTAACTCTATTGACTGGCTTTCTGACGATACAGGTTTAATTGAACTCAGGACAAAGGGTGTCACAGCTCGTCCGCTCGATGCATCACTGGAAGATGGAACTAAAACTCTTCTTAAATATTTGAACTTCCTTCTGCCGATAGCATTTATAATTGTTTATGGAGTCATCCGATTCCAGATCAAAAGAAAAAAACGCAACGAACTAATGAATACAGAATATGTTTCAGACAATAAATAA
- a CDS encoding LemA family protein, whose protein sequence is MYNLFIRDRNLIKEAWSGIDVQLKRRHNLVPNLVASVQGYSTHEKTLLEDITKKRSEAVKSESVKDKAPAESDLSGMLKNLFIVAENYPDLKASENFLNLQNQLTEIEDQLQYARRYYNGAVRNYNIRVESFPSNIIAGVFSFKQENFFEITLATERATPQVKI, encoded by the coding sequence ATGTACAATCTTTTTATTCGTGACAGGAATCTTATCAAAGAAGCCTGGAGCGGAATTGATGTTCAGCTTAAAAGAAGACACAACCTGGTACCGAATCTTGTTGCATCGGTTCAAGGATACAGCACTCACGAAAAAACTCTGCTGGAAGATATCACTAAAAAAAGAAGTGAAGCAGTAAAATCTGAAAGCGTAAAGGATAAAGCTCCGGCTGAATCAGATCTTTCGGGAATGCTTAAAAATCTATTCATAGTTGCAGAGAACTATCCTGATCTTAAAGCAAGTGAAAACTTTCTTAATCTCCAGAACCAGCTCACTGAAATAGAAGATCAGCTTCAATATGCAAGAAGATATTATAATGGTGCTGTGAGAAACTACAATATCAGGGTCGAATCATTTCCATCGAATATCATTGCAGGTGTTTTCAGTTTTAAACAAGAAAACTTTTTTGAGATTACTCTTGCCACAGAGCGTGCGACACCCCAGGTGAAAATATGA
- a CDS encoding CHAD domain-containing protein gives MLELIDRSVFNLAKGNGSFNDDIHDTRKNFKKLRTVLRLIRSDLGEKNFRSENMFYRDAGRTLSDLRDSTVLIETFDKLMKSSETEMSNFDFSVFREFLVEKHKTIRLAKSKKSAVINSLSTDLILARSRVFNWPLTGDDFRIIKKNLQKIYEQGQRYMYAVFSESIKANVHEWRKRVKDLWYAMRILSNIWPEIMSPLVALLGKLSDTLGDANDLFLLKEKIIANQVKFKDDQHTRELINFIDRRIMDLLRDARSIGRKVYSEDSKYFVGRMQNYFEIWRSEYTPLKYFSV, from the coding sequence GTGCTTGAACTAATTGACAGGTCGGTATTTAACCTGGCAAAGGGAAATGGATCATTTAATGATGATATTCACGACACGAGAAAAAATTTTAAGAAGCTAAGGACAGTTTTAAGATTGATAAGATCTGATCTTGGCGAAAAAAATTTTCGCTCCGAGAATATGTTTTACCGCGATGCCGGAAGAACTTTGTCTGATTTGAGAGACAGCACCGTACTTATTGAGACATTCGATAAGCTCATGAAAAGTTCTGAAACCGAGATGTCTAATTTTGATTTTTCAGTGTTCAGAGAATTCCTGGTAGAAAAACATAAGACAATCAGGCTGGCAAAGAGTAAAAAGAGTGCTGTCATTAATTCTCTCTCGACTGATTTAATTCTTGCACGAAGCAGGGTTTTTAATTGGCCTCTAACCGGAGATGATTTTAGGATTATAAAAAAGAACCTGCAGAAAATTTATGAGCAAGGACAGCGTTATATGTATGCGGTATTCAGCGAATCAATTAAAGCAAATGTGCATGAATGGAGAAAGAGAGTGAAAGATCTCTGGTACGCAATGAGAATACTGAGCAATATCTGGCCTGAAATCATGAGTCCGCTGGTGGCACTGCTTGGGAAATTATCCGACACACTTGGTGATGCAAATGATTTATTTCTGCTTAAAGAAAAAATAATAGCTAATCAGGTTAAGTTTAAGGATGATCAGCATACAAGAGAACTGATAAATTTTATTGACAGACGAATAATGGATTTGCTCAGAGATGCGCGTTCCATTGGGAGAAAAGTTTACTCGGAGGACTCAAAATATTTTGTTGGAAGAATGCAGAATTATTTTGAAATCTGGCGAAGCGAATATACTCCTCTGAAATATTTCTCTGTCTGA
- a CDS encoding ATP-binding cassette domain-containing protein, which produces MSIVVNNLTKKFGSQRAVDNISFEVKTGEILGFLGPNGAGKTTTMKILTCYMAPSDGDAKVNDLSILEHQNEIKKMIGYLPENNPLYYDMPVLDYLKFVAELQGVPKDKIQDKITEMVFVCGLNIEKHKKIGELSKGFRQRVGLAQALIHDPEILILDEPTTGLDPNQIVEIRKLIKEIGKQKTVILSTHILPEVEATCDRILIINKGKIVADGTSDMLRKRARGEEMVKVQIKDFDSKDVVVNSLKGLDTVSIVDFVKDSNDSFLVTSKENQSSRKDIFNLCVQKKWVLNEMTPIETKLEDIFRELTTN; this is translated from the coding sequence ATGAGTATTGTTGTAAATAACCTTACCAAAAAATTCGGTTCACAAAGAGCTGTGGATAATATTTCATTTGAAGTAAAGACAGGTGAAATACTCGGTTTCCTCGGACCAAATGGCGCAGGCAAAACCACCACTATGAAAATTCTTACCTGCTATATGGCTCCATCTGATGGTGATGCTAAAGTCAATGATTTATCAATACTGGAACATCAGAATGAAATAAAGAAAATGATAGGATATCTGCCCGAAAATAATCCGCTGTATTATGATATGCCTGTTCTTGACTATCTAAAATTTGTCGCTGAACTGCAAGGAGTTCCAAAAGATAAGATCCAGGATAAAATTACTGAAATGGTTTTTGTTTGTGGACTTAATATTGAAAAGCACAAGAAGATAGGTGAGCTGTCGAAAGGATTCAGGCAAAGAGTTGGCTTGGCGCAGGCACTAATTCACGATCCGGAAATTTTAATACTCGATGAACCCACCACAGGTCTTGATCCTAATCAAATAGTTGAAATCAGAAAATTGATAAAGGAAATTGGTAAACAGAAAACTGTAATCCTGAGTACACACATTCTACCGGAAGTTGAAGCTACCTGCGACAGAATATTAATTATCAACAAAGGGAAAATTGTAGCTGACGGTACTTCAGATATGCTTCGTAAGAGAGCCAGAGGTGAGGAAATGGTTAAGGTTCAGATTAAAGATTTTGACAGCAAGGATGTCGTTGTTAATTCATTGAAAGGATTAGATACCGTTTCGATCGTTGATTTTGTAAAAGATTCGAACGATTCTTTTCTTGTTACCAGCAAGGAAAATCAAAGTTCACGCAAAGATATTTTTAACTTATGCGTTCAAAAGAAATGGGTACTGAATGAAATGACACCTATCGAAACTAAATTAGAAGATATTTTCAGAGAACTAACTACAAACTAA
- a CDS encoding OmpA family protein yields the protein MKPQTPFSVIIFFLILFSISLPAQNFGIKEYHPLSGKLAFSLEGGPTLALTDFADNKVSYFGRLTSEYLFPSTQFGVWGLKGHAAIGYIEGSGGATVTRPDLVAFKTSWLSLGGGAEFILRISDVVMPYAYAGAAYLYFNPKDPSGEQLLRNSQKKYSKHEFSLIGEAGFKFLVSDDVSLNLGFNMNYVDVDNLDDVVIGSDNDIFFSAFGGLTVYFFGVKDSDSDGVADEDDLCPNTGPNVIVDQFGCPVDNDRDGVPDYLDQCSDTPANIPVDVDGCPVDSDDDGIPDYLDLCKDTPEGVQVDKRGCPEDSDGDGVPDFRDNCPDTPPGTEVNKMGCPIESTKAELPEITSMVLSSGVNFETGKSLLLPGARSELEKMIAVMKKHPDTFWQISGYTDNTGSLSLNKELSYERAESVADYLVLNGINRSRLIVKGFGPEYAVADNSTEFGRSQNRRVEINFQDGTDTKELPRTGYSGDYNPAIEKHVGNMIFTDGNTYCFQVSSFRYRSQAEKEALQLRNKGENAFVVEANLPELDGTWYRVRVGYFNSLSEARQKKEELKR from the coding sequence ATGAAGCCGCAGACACCATTCTCTGTAATTATTTTTTTTCTGATTCTGTTTTCCATCAGCCTTCCTGCACAAAACTTCGGGATAAAAGAATATCATCCTCTTTCGGGGAAGCTTGCATTCTCGCTTGAAGGAGGTCCGACTCTCGCTCTGACAGATTTTGCTGATAATAAAGTGAGCTATTTTGGCAGGTTAACAAGCGAGTATTTATTTCCAAGCACGCAATTCGGCGTATGGGGATTGAAAGGACACGCTGCCATCGGATATATTGAAGGTTCGGGTGGTGCAACGGTAACGCGTCCTGATCTTGTTGCATTCAAAACTTCGTGGCTTTCGCTTGGTGGTGGCGCAGAATTTATCCTAAGAATTTCAGATGTGGTAATGCCTTATGCTTATGCAGGTGCAGCTTACCTCTATTTTAACCCCAAAGATCCTTCCGGTGAACAGTTATTAAGGAACAGTCAGAAAAAATATTCAAAGCATGAATTTTCACTAATTGGTGAAGCTGGTTTTAAATTCCTGGTTTCGGATGATGTATCTCTGAATTTAGGTTTCAATATGAACTATGTAGATGTGGATAATCTCGATGATGTTGTTATCGGGTCGGACAATGATATTTTCTTTTCTGCATTTGGTGGACTTACAGTTTACTTTTTTGGTGTGAAAGATTCTGACTCCGATGGTGTTGCCGATGAGGATGATCTATGCCCGAATACAGGACCTAATGTGATTGTTGATCAGTTCGGCTGCCCCGTTGACAATGACAGAGACGGTGTACCGGATTATCTGGATCAATGTTCTGATACTCCCGCAAATATTCCGGTAGATGTGGATGGATGTCCTGTTGATTCAGATGATGATGGTATTCCCGATTACCTCGACCTCTGCAAGGATACACCTGAGGGTGTGCAAGTTGATAAAAGAGGCTGCCCTGAAGACAGCGATGGTGACGGAGTTCCGGATTTCCGGGATAACTGTCCTGATACTCCGCCTGGCACAGAAGTAAACAAGATGGGTTGTCCGATTGAATCCACAAAAGCCGAACTACCCGAAATAACATCAATGGTATTAAGCTCCGGGGTAAATTTTGAAACTGGAAAATCATTACTTCTACCTGGTGCCAGATCCGAATTGGAGAAGATGATTGCAGTTATGAAAAAACATCCCGATACATTCTGGCAAATAAGCGGTTATACAGATAATACAGGTTCTCTCTCACTTAATAAGGAACTTTCATACGAACGTGCGGAATCGGTTGCAGATTATCTTGTCTTAAATGGTATTAATAGATCAAGATTAATCGTTAAAGGATTTGGTCCGGAATACGCGGTAGCGGATAATAGTACGGAATTTGGAAGATCTCAAAACCGCCGGGTTGAAATAAACTTTCAGGATGGTACTGATACAAAAGAACTTCCGCGAACCGGTTACAGCGGCGATTATAATCCCGCAATTGAAAAGCATGTGGGTAATATGATTTTCACAGATGGTAACACTTATTGTTTCCAGGTTTCTTCATTCCGCTACAGAAGTCAGGCAGAAAAAGAAGCCTTGCAATTAAGGAATAAAGGTGAGAATGCATTTGTAGTTGAAGCAAATCTACCTGAACTCGATGGAACGTGGTACAGGGTCCGAGTGGGATATTTCAACTCACTAAGCGAAGCACGACAGAAAAAGGAAGAACTTAAAAGATAA